From a region of the Vicinamibacterales bacterium genome:
- a CDS encoding aquaporin, whose protein sequence is MDRNTKQGEGVQTESAKTDWRVRWRLFSSEAIGTGALVFGGLSTVILMFGDGSPMGRLVPNEGLRMVLTPFLFGCVGTVVTLSRVGRESGAHINPAVTMGFWMMRKLDGRTAAGYIVAQLLGASLGALPLLAWGSMGRSVAFGATIPGAGYSTTTVVMGEAVTTFALVATLLIFLGFRHLRAYTPYVIPFLYAVMVPLESHISGTSTNPARTFGPALISGRWDGWWIYWVGPILGMLAAILACGSIARRIEVAKLYHFESDRRRLFHRMAGTT, encoded by the coding sequence ATGGATCGTAACACCAAGCAGGGAGAAGGCGTGCAGACAGAGTCGGCAAAAACAGACTGGCGCGTCCGCTGGCGCTTGTTCTCCTCCGAGGCGATCGGCACGGGCGCGCTGGTGTTCGGCGGCCTGTCGACGGTGATCCTGATGTTCGGCGACGGCAGCCCCATGGGACGCCTCGTGCCGAACGAAGGGCTGCGCATGGTGCTGACGCCGTTTCTCTTTGGCTGTGTTGGCACAGTGGTCACCCTGTCGCGTGTCGGTAGAGAAAGTGGAGCGCACATCAACCCGGCGGTCACCATGGGTTTCTGGATGATGCGCAAACTCGACGGACGAACGGCGGCCGGCTATATCGTCGCGCAGTTGCTGGGCGCATCCTTGGGGGCTCTTCCTCTTCTGGCGTGGGGATCGATGGGCCGCAGCGTCGCCTTCGGCGCCACGATTCCGGGTGCAGGCTATTCAACGACAACCGTGGTCATGGGTGAGGCGGTCACGACGTTTGCCCTGGTTGCGACTCTGCTGATCTTTCTGGGGTTTCGACATCTGCGAGCCTACACGCCGTATGTGATTCCCTTTCTTTACGCCGTCATGGTGCCGCTCGAGTCACACATCTCCGGCACGAGCACCAACCCAGCACGCACCTTCGGTCCTGCACTGATCTCGGGCCGTTGGGACGGATGGTGGATCTACTGGGTCGGCCCGATACTGGGCATGCTCGCCGCTATCCTCGCGTGCGGCTCCATCGCGAGGCGCATTGAAGTCGCGAAGCTCTATCACTTCGAGAGCGATCGTCGACGGTTGTTCCACCGGATGGCCGGCACGACATAG
- a CDS encoding transporter substrate-binding domain-containing protein: MLLPGHTRTLRARPGIYRAAVALLIAAASTGCSGRHEAAPAATTAVTPPAADAPIPDTASPFDALPEAVRDSMDKPFTGDFDALVKRRSIRAGVTFNRTHYFIDKGQERGLTYESLKLFENDLNTDLKTGNLKMHVVFVPLPRGQLYQALVSGKIDMVAAMVTVRPELEKLAAFSEPTRTNVSEVVVTGPGAPPIATVDDLAGQEVFVRKGSIYEESLVRLNGQLKARGKAPVVIDQAPDVLEDDDILEMVNAGLVPMTIVDDYLAAFWSKVFTDSTLHKDVAIRTGGSLAVAFRKENPKLREVVNTWLRKHGKGDGFRNTVERRYLENTKFAKNAAADAERQKLAAVVELFKKYGAQYNVDYLLMAAQGYQESTLDQNVKSPVGAIGVMQVMPPTGKQLNVGDITEVDANIHAGVKYMRFMTDQYFKGDSMDPLNKTLMTFAAYNAGPGRVRQLRAETKKRGLDPNVWFGNVERVASERIGRETVTYVSNIYKYYITYQLLTEQQARRAAAKAQVAKRK; this comes from the coding sequence GGCGGCGCCGGCCGCGACGACGGCTGTGACGCCGCCGGCAGCGGACGCGCCAATCCCGGACACGGCCTCGCCATTCGACGCGCTGCCGGAGGCCGTCCGTGACTCGATGGACAAGCCGTTCACCGGTGACTTCGACGCGTTGGTCAAACGCCGTTCGATTCGCGCCGGTGTGACGTTCAACCGCACGCACTACTTCATCGACAAGGGCCAGGAACGGGGGCTGACCTATGAGTCCCTGAAGCTGTTCGAGAACGACCTGAACACGGACCTGAAGACCGGCAACCTCAAGATGCACGTGGTGTTCGTCCCACTACCGCGCGGCCAGCTGTACCAGGCGCTTGTGAGCGGCAAGATCGACATGGTCGCCGCCATGGTCACCGTCAGGCCCGAGCTGGAGAAGCTCGCCGCCTTCTCGGAGCCGACACGCACCAACGTCAGCGAAGTGGTGGTCACCGGCCCCGGCGCGCCGCCGATCGCCACGGTGGACGATCTCGCCGGGCAAGAGGTGTTCGTCCGCAAAGGCAGCATCTACGAGGAGAGCCTCGTCCGCCTGAACGGGCAGCTCAAGGCGCGCGGCAAGGCGCCGGTCGTGATCGACCAGGCCCCCGATGTGCTCGAAGACGACGACATCCTCGAGATGGTCAACGCTGGCCTCGTGCCGATGACCATCGTGGACGACTACCTGGCCGCCTTCTGGAGCAAAGTGTTCACCGATAGCACGCTGCACAAGGACGTCGCGATACGGACAGGCGGCAGCCTGGCCGTGGCGTTTCGCAAAGAAAATCCCAAGCTGCGCGAGGTCGTCAACACGTGGCTCCGCAAGCACGGAAAAGGCGACGGTTTCCGCAACACCGTCGAACGCCGCTATCTCGAGAACACCAAATTCGCGAAGAACGCCGCGGCCGATGCCGAGCGCCAGAAGTTGGCGGCGGTGGTCGAGTTGTTCAAGAAATACGGCGCGCAGTACAACGTCGACTACCTGCTGATGGCGGCGCAGGGATATCAGGAATCGACGCTGGACCAGAACGTCAAGAGCCCGGTCGGCGCGATTGGCGTGATGCAGGTCATGCCCCCGACCGGCAAGCAATTGAACGTCGGCGACATCACCGAGGTCGACGCCAACATCCACGCCGGCGTGAAGTACATGCGCTTCATGACCGACCAGTACTTCAAGGGCGATTCCATGGACCCGCTGAACAAGACGCTGATGACATTCGCGGCGTACAACGCCGGGCCGGGCCGGGTCAGACAGCTCCGGGCCGAGACGAAGAAGCGGGGCCTCGACCCCAACGTGTGGTTCGGCAACGTCGAGCGCGTGGCGTCGGAGCGCATCGGCCGTGAAACCGTGACCTACGTCAGCAACATCTACAAGTACTACATCACCTACCAACTGCTCACCGAACAGCAGGCGCGGCGCGCGGCGGCGAAGGCGCAGGTCGCGAAGCGCAAATGA